The following are encoded together in the Candidatus Schekmanbacteria bacterium genome:
- a CDS encoding nucleotidyltransferase family protein: protein MKALILAGGRGNRINEFSENQNKCMIPFMGKPLIEHNLDQVIIPEISEIIIVVGYRAEDIINYYGTAFKNKRIKYVIQREQKGLVHALECATEALEKDDFCLLLGDEVMVDSNLGEMVRMFLNDNNVFGICGILNVDNLDLIKKTYALVMDGDNRIFRLIEKPKRAINDLQGTGHCVFRNKLLDYIENTPIHHERKEKELPDLIQCAIDDGMVVKAFNVCKKYINVNSYEDLLLAEKYLKNT, encoded by the coding sequence ATGAAAGCATTGATATTGGCCGGTGGACGCGGAAATCGCATAAACGAATTTTCAGAAAATCAGAATAAATGTATGATTCCTTTTATGGGGAAACCTTTAATTGAACATAATTTAGATCAGGTGATTATTCCAGAGATTTCTGAAATCATTATTGTCGTTGGGTATAGAGCTGAGGATATTATTAATTACTATGGTACAGCTTTTAAAAATAAACGTATAAAATATGTTATTCAAAGAGAACAGAAGGGACTGGTGCATGCTTTAGAATGTGCTACAGAAGCTCTTGAAAAGGATGATTTTTGTCTCCTTTTGGGAGATGAAGTTATGGTTGATTCAAATCTTGGCGAGATGGTTAGAATGTTTTTAAATGATAACAATGTATTCGGTATTTGCGGCATTCTAAACGTTGACAACCTTGACCTTATTAAAAAAACCTATGCGCTTGTTATGGATGGGGATAATAGAATCTTTAGACTGATTGAGAAACCAAAGCGCGCAATTAATGATTTGCAGGGGACAGGACATTGCGTGTTTAGAAATAAACTACTCGATTACATTGAAAATACTCCAATCCATCATGAGAGAAAAGAAAAGGAATTGCCTGACCTCATTCAGTGCGCAATAGATGATGGTATGGTAGTTAAAGCTTTTAATGTTTGTAAAAAGTATATAAATGTAAATTCATATGAAGATCTTTTACTTGCTGAGAAATATTTGAAAAATACATAA
- a CDS encoding DUF86 domain-containing protein, giving the protein MPLYNPEIIGKLISEMRKSVKRLNVLSSIDENQFKEDPDKIASAKYHFIVAIESIIGIANHIISQNGFRKPDDYADTFKVLLEEGIIDADFANNLQDMSKFRNRFVHIYWQVDDDQLWNILKSRLSDFKKFLNSISDFLKLEKL; this is encoded by the coding sequence ATGCCCCTTTATAATCCTGAGATAATTGGCAAGCTAATTTCGGAAATGCGAAAGAGTGTTAAAAGGTTGAATGTTCTTTCTTCAATAGATGAAAATCAATTTAAAGAAGATCCTGATAAAATTGCGAGCGCAAAATATCATTTCATTGTTGCTATTGAATCTATTATAGGTATTGCCAATCATATAATTTCTCAAAATGGTTTCCGAAAACCGGACGATTATGCGGATACTTTTAAAGTGCTTTTAGAAGAAGGAATTATAGATGCTGATTTTGCTAACAATCTTCAGGATATGAGTAAATTTCGTAATCGCTTTGTTCATATCTATTGGCAAGTTGATGATGATCAGCTCTGGAATATTTTGAAAAGCCGACTAAGTGATTTCAAAAAGTTTTTAAATTCAATTTCTGATTTTTTGAAATTGGAAAAATTGTAG
- a CDS encoding nucleotidyltransferase domain-containing protein, producing the protein MNPKNYKLSEQQKREIEESIIRILCKDSRIIFAYIFGSFLSSESIKDIDIALYIEKEIDSNLSLKLELELERIIQDKVRIPVDVRILNFSPLTFSFNVVKNGKVIIDKNSFLRSDFESLIFRKYFDFKHLSDEYLREVKNAPL; encoded by the coding sequence ATGAATCCAAAAAATTATAAATTAAGTGAACAACAAAAGAGAGAGATTGAAGAATCCATCATTAGGATTCTATGTAAAGATTCAAGGATAATTTTCGCTTATATATTTGGATCATTTTTGTCTTCTGAAAGTATTAAAGATATTGATATAGCACTTTATATTGAAAAGGAAATTGATTCGAACTTGTCATTGAAATTGGAACTTGAATTAGAAAGAATAATTCAAGATAAAGTGCGTATTCCTGTAGATGTTAGAATCCTGAATTTTAGTCCATTAACTTTTTCATTTAATGTTGTGAAAAATGGGAAAGTTATTATTGATAAAAACAGCTTTTTAAGGTCAGATTTTGAATCCCTTATTTTCCGGAAGTATTTTGATTTTAAACATTTAAGTGATGAATATTTGCGAGAAGTTAAAAATGCCCCTTTATAA
- a CDS encoding nitrogenase iron protein: MKMEEENSTIRQIAIYGKGGIGKSTVCCNLSLCFMEFGERVFQLGCSPKNDSTYLLRTKVDEKPTILESIRNFGRSEEALMESIYSLDDNLYCAETGGPEPARGCAGKGIAVALDLLKHFKIPERIGATAVIYDVVGDVVCGGFAQPMRSGFAQEIYLVTSGELMSLYSANNISLAVNDLAKKGSKVRIAGIIGNLRGVENEEIVIKEFGKLTGIPIISTIPRDEIIQVCEGKGEAVMKGAPENPIAEIYKKTAENIYQNRQRVVPQPLSLEKLIEMLRRYQSDTIQLKMPA, from the coding sequence GCTGCAATCTGTCCCTTTGTTTTATGGAATTTGGCGAACGAGTTTTTCAGCTTGGATGTTCTCCAAAAAACGATTCCACCTATCTTCTGCGTACAAAGGTTGATGAAAAGCCGACGATTCTTGAAAGCATAAGGAACTTTGGACGCTCAGAAGAAGCATTGATGGAAAGTATCTACTCTCTTGATGACAATCTCTATTGTGCTGAAACTGGTGGACCCGAGCCTGCGCGTGGCTGCGCGGGAAAGGGAATCGCTGTTGCCCTCGATTTGCTCAAGCACTTCAAAATACCTGAGAGAATTGGAGCTACTGCTGTTATCTATGATGTTGTGGGAGATGTAGTTTGCGGCGGGTTTGCACAACCAATGCGCAGCGGATTTGCACAGGAGATATATTTGGTAACAAGTGGAGAGTTGATGTCTTTATATTCCGCTAACAATATCTCATTGGCAGTTAATGATTTGGCAAAGAAGGGGTCGAAGGTTAGAATTGCAGGTATTATTGGAAATCTTCGCGGTGTAGAAAATGAGGAAATAGTAATAAAAGAATTTGGCAAATTGACAGGAATTCCCATAATTTCAACAATTCCAAGAGATGAGATTATACAGGTTTGTGAAGGCAAGGGTGAAGCTGTAATGAAAGGAGCGCCTGAAAATCCGATAGCAGAGATTTATAAAAAAACTGCTGAGAATATTTACCAAAACAGGCAGAGAGTTGTTCCTCAACCCCTTTCTCTTGAAAAACTGATTGAAATGTTGAGGCGTTATCAGTCAGACACGATTCAATTAAAGATGCCTGCATAG
- a CDS encoding NAD-dependent epimerase/dehydratase family protein: MFMKVLVTGGCGFLGSHVCEFYIKKGAEVIAFDNMTKHELQRTGFVTDVARTYNWNYLKNIGVKMVKADVRDFDILLKESDGCDYIVHTAAQPAMTISWEDPVLDFTTNVVGTFNVLEVARKLEIPVASCATIHIYGNKINEELKEEETRYRRTPPSIDEGLRLLQGTLSPLHASKSAGDIYVRTYIDTYNLKAASFRLTGIYGPRQLGGEDHGWVANFSIRAVMNWPLTIFGTGKQVRDILYATDVAEAFDAFYNNQVPGVYNIGGGEKNAISLIECIDLIGKIRGEKPQVKFENDRFGDLRYFICNIEKAKKNLHWEPKVLPEEGIKNLIEWVSENRNLFGN; this comes from the coding sequence ATTTTTATGAAAGTATTAGTGACCGGAGGCTGCGGATTCCTTGGTTCTCATGTTTGTGAATTTTATATAAAGAAAGGCGCAGAGGTAATTGCCTTTGATAATATGACAAAGCACGAATTACAAAGGACAGGATTTGTAACAGATGTTGCACGTACTTATAATTGGAATTATCTAAAAAACATCGGCGTTAAAATGGTTAAAGCCGATGTTAGAGATTTTGATATTTTGTTGAAGGAAAGCGATGGATGCGACTATATAGTCCATACAGCGGCACAACCAGCAATGACAATAAGTTGGGAAGACCCTGTTCTTGATTTCACAACTAATGTTGTCGGTACATTCAATGTATTAGAAGTAGCTAGAAAACTTGAAATTCCAGTAGCAAGCTGTGCAACGATTCACATCTATGGTAACAAGATTAATGAAGAGCTAAAGGAAGAAGAAACGCGGTATAGGAGAACACCTCCTTCAATTGATGAAGGGCTGAGACTATTACAGGGGACATTAAGCCCGCTTCATGCATCAAAATCTGCCGGTGATATATATGTGAGAACATATATAGATACCTACAATCTTAAAGCGGCAAGCTTCAGGCTAACTGGCATATATGGACCAAGGCAATTAGGAGGAGAAGATCACGGATGGGTTGCAAATTTCTCAATTCGCGCAGTAATGAATTGGCCTCTGACTATATTTGGGACAGGCAAACAAGTGCGAGATATATTGTATGCAACAGATGTTGCTGAAGCATTTGATGCCTTTTATAATAATCAGGTTCCAGGTGTTTACAACATAGGCGGTGGAGAAAAAAACGCAATTTCGCTCATAGAATGTATTGATTTGATAGGGAAAATAAGAGGGGAAAAGCCACAGGTTAAGTTTGAAAATGATCGTTTTGGGGATTTGAGATATTTTATCTGTAATATTGAAAAAGCTAAAAAAAATCTGCATTGGGAACCAAAAGTTTTGCCTGAAGAAGGAATTAAAAATCTTATTGAATGGGTTTCTGAAAATAGAAATTTATTTGGCAACTAA
- a CDS encoding nitrogenase iron protein, which translates to MTKSNYRSIAIYGKGGIGKSTIASNLSAALSLSGAKVMQIGCDPKRDSVSLLCGGLIPSVLDVADRVSDEEILLDRVIKKGFNGILCVESGGPRPGTGCAGRGVAYALELLERNNVFERYEVDFIIYDILGDVVCGGFAQPLKEGFADEVYVVTSGELFSLVQLNNICMSIFALAENGAKCRLKGIINNMRGVPFEKDIVEKIGALMGIEVVSHIPRSETIQKAEKYGKTVIEKFPQSEQAKMYFELAQFIVENRTKYAESFKPLLTSEIRQIISEYSRQEEDGKNN; encoded by the coding sequence ATGACAAAATCCAATTATAGGTCAATCGCGATTTATGGTAAGGGTGGGATTGGCAAATCCACAATCGCATCCAATTTGAGTGCGGCTCTTTCACTATCAGGGGCTAAGGTGATGCAGATTGGATGTGACCCAAAAAGGGATTCTGTTTCTCTCTTATGCGGAGGTTTGATTCCATCTGTTTTAGATGTTGCAGATAGGGTGAGTGATGAGGAGATTTTGTTGGATAGGGTTATAAAGAAAGGTTTTAATGGAATCTTATGTGTAGAGAGCGGTGGTCCTCGTCCGGGCACTGGCTGTGCAGGAAGGGGTGTGGCATATGCCCTCGAGCTTCTTGAGAGGAATAATGTATTCGAACGATATGAGGTTGATTTCATAATTTATGATATTTTGGGAGATGTAGTTTGCGGCGGGTTTGCCCAGCCCTTGAAGGAAGGATTTGCAGATGAAGTGTATGTCGTCACTTCTGGCGAGCTTTTTTCTCTTGTTCAGTTGAATAATATTTGTATGAGCATTTTTGCATTGGCAGAAAACGGCGCAAAATGTAGATTAAAGGGAATAATAAACAATATGAGAGGTGTGCCATTTGAAAAAGATATTGTTGAGAAAATTGGAGCATTAATGGGGATTGAAGTTGTATCTCATATCCCTCGTTCAGAAACTATACAGAAGGCAGAAAAGTATGGGAAAACTGTGATTGAGAAATTTCCTCAATCAGAGCAGGCAAAAATGTATTTCGAGCTTGCGCAATTTATTGTTGAAAATAGAACAAAGTATGCAGAGTCTTTCAAACCACTTCTTACTTCTGAAATAAGGCAGATAATCTCTGAGTATTCGCGGCAGGAGGAAGATGGCAAAAATAATTGA